A window of the Lactuca sativa cultivar Salinas chromosome 5, Lsat_Salinas_v11, whole genome shotgun sequence genome harbors these coding sequences:
- the LOC111910340 gene encoding aldehyde dehydrogenase family 7 member B4, with amino-acid sequence MGFAKEYEFLTEIGIEPRNSGAFVNGVWKGSGSVVSSVNPANNKTIAEVVEASSQDYEEGIKACYEASKIWMQLPAPKRGEIVRQIGDALRTKLQYLGRLLSLEMGKILPEGIGEVQEVIDMCDFAVGLSRQLNGSVVPSERPNHMMLEMWNPLGVVGVITAFNFPCAVLGWNACIALVCGNAVVWKGAPTTPLITIAMTKLVAEVLEKNSLPTAIFTSFCGGAEIGQAISKDTRIPLVSFTGSSKVGQMVQQTVSERFGKCLLELSGNNALIVMDDADIQLAVRSVLFAAVGTAGQRCTTCRRLLVHEKIYDSVVDKLLEAYKQVKVGDPLENGTLLGPLHTKASRENFEKGIKVIKSQGGKILTGGSVIESEGNFVQPTIVEISPSADVVKEELFGPVLYVLKFKDFKEAVEINNSVPQGLSSSIFTRSHELIFKWIGPQGSDCGIVNVNIPTNGAEIGGAFGGEKGTGGGREAGSDSWKQYMRRSTCTINYGSELPLAQGISFGN; translated from the exons ATGGGTTTTGCCAAGGAGTACGAGTTCTTAACCGAGATTGGTATCGAGCCTCGAAATTCTGGTGCCTTTGTTAATGGTGTTTGGAAAGGGAGTGGTTCTGTTGTCTCCTCTGTTAATCCTGCAAACAACAAG ACCATTGCTGAAGTAGTAGAAGCTTCTTCTCAAGATTATGAAGAAGGCATAAAGGCTTGTTATGAAGCCTCAAAGATTTGGATGCAA CTTCCTGCACCAAAGCGAGGCGAGATTGTTAGACAGATTGGTGATGCACTAAGAACCAAGCTTCAGTACCTTGGTAGACTTCTATCACTTGAAATGGGAAAAATTCTTCCAGAAGGAATAGGAGAAGTTCAA GAAGTCATTGATATGTGTGACTTTGCAGTGGGCTTAAGCCGACAATTAAACGGATCTGTGGTACCTTCTGAAC GTCCAAATCATATGATGCTTGAG ATGTGGAATCCTCTTGGAGTAGTTGGTGTTATTACAGCCTTCAATTTTCCTTGTGCTGTTCTTG GATGGAATGCATGCATTGCTCTAGTCTGTGGAAATGCTGTTGTTTG GAAAGGTGCCCCAACCACACCTTTAATAACAATAGCAATGACTAAGCTAGTTGCAGAAGTGCTGGAAAAAAACAGTTTACCAACTGCCATTTTCACCTCATTTTGTGGGGGTGCTGAAATTGGTCAAGCCATATCAAAAGACACACGCATACCCTTGGTTTCATTCACTGGAAGTTCAAAG GTTGGTCAGATGGTTCAACAGACTGTGAGTGAGAGATTTGGTAAATGTCTGCTTGAATTAAGTGGAAATAATGCTTTAATTGTAATGGATGATGCCGACATTCAGCTTGCTGTTCGCTCTGTTCTATTTGCTGCTGTTGGTACAGCTGGACAACGCTGCACTACATGTCGTAGACTT CTTGTTCATGAAAAGATATACGACTCTGTAGTCGATAAATTACTTGAAGCATATAAGCAAGTTAAAGTAGGTGATCCTTTAGAAAATGGCACCTTGCTTGGACCTTTGCATACAAAAGCATCAAGGGAGAATTTTGAGAAGGGCATAAAGGTCATTAAGTCTCAGGGAGGGAAAATCCTCACCGGTGGTTCGGTTATAGAATCTGAGGGAAACTTTGTACAGCCGACAATAGTTGAGATTTCACCAAGTGCTGATGTTGTGAAGGAAGAACTGTTTGGTCCTGTACTTTATGTACTAAAATTTAAG GATTTTAAAGAAGCTGTTGAGATAAACAATTCTGTACCTCAAGGATTGTCAAGTTCTATTTTCACCCGCTCACATGAACTTATCTTTAAATGGATTGG ACCTCAAGGAAGCGATTGTGGTATTGTTAATGTAAATATACCAACAAATGGTGCTGAAATTGGCGGTGCTTTTGGTGGTGAGAAGGGGACAGGTGGTGGCCGTGAAGCCGGAAGCGATTCTTGGAAACAGTATATGAGACGCTCGACTTG TACGATCAATTATGGGAGCGAGCTACCACTTGCACAAGGAATCAGCTTTGGGAATTAA